In Bacteroidota bacterium, the following are encoded in one genomic region:
- a CDS encoding NAD(P)H-dependent oxidoreductase subunit E — MTHEELLLIKKLELEEQAHHKKCLKVCVAAGCVSQNSEQVKESLEKELKSRRLEDEYHVKGVGCLGLCAAGPLVAIDEDKRMLKEINPEDAVHVVDQLKKPGTSKKECPTSMPFFQRQQKIVLENCGKIDPERIEEYIAVDGYEGLYKVLHDMNPNEVVQELIASGLRGRGGGGYPTGLKWSTVAKTQSVKKYVICNADEGDPGAFMDRAVLESDPHRILEGMAIAAYAIGADEGFIYVRAEYPLAIKRLKNAIKQAERKGLLGTNIFGTPFSFSISIRLGAGAFVCGEETALIASIEGGRGTPRPRPPYPAESGLWGKPTLINNVETLANIAPIIRKGADWYSSIGTETSKGTKVFALAGQIENTGLIEVPMGITLRDIIFEIGGGIPNGKAFKAVQTGGPSGGCIPADHLDTAVDYESLTRLGSIMGSGGMILIDETSDMVEVARYFMEFCMSESCGKCVPCRVGTAQIYDLLSKISGGEAVDQDLSLLEDLCDVVKNTSLCGLGQSAPNPVLSTLKYFRKEYLTKIQQPEAAH, encoded by the coding sequence ATGACGCATGAAGAATTACTTCTGATCAAGAAACTGGAGCTTGAAGAGCAGGCTCACCATAAAAAATGCCTGAAGGTCTGTGTGGCAGCCGGATGTGTGTCACAAAACTCTGAACAGGTAAAAGAGTCTCTTGAAAAGGAATTGAAATCCCGCCGGTTGGAAGATGAATACCATGTAAAAGGAGTGGGTTGTCTGGGCCTTTGTGCAGCTGGTCCGCTGGTTGCCATCGATGAAGACAAACGGATGCTCAAAGAGATCAATCCGGAAGATGCCGTTCACGTGGTGGATCAGCTGAAAAAACCGGGGACCAGTAAAAAGGAATGCCCGACCAGCATGCCTTTCTTCCAGCGTCAGCAAAAAATTGTGTTGGAAAATTGCGGAAAAATCGACCCGGAACGGATTGAAGAATACATCGCGGTGGATGGATATGAAGGTCTGTATAAAGTCCTTCATGACATGAATCCGAATGAAGTGGTTCAGGAACTCATTGCCAGCGGGCTGAGAGGACGTGGCGGTGGAGGGTACCCGACCGGATTGAAGTGGAGTACCGTTGCCAAAACACAAAGTGTGAAAAAGTATGTCATCTGCAATGCAGATGAAGGAGATCCCGGAGCCTTTATGGACCGGGCTGTATTGGAAAGCGATCCTCACCGCATTCTGGAAGGCATGGCCATCGCTGCCTACGCCATTGGTGCCGACGAGGGGTTTATTTACGTCCGTGCTGAATACCCGCTTGCCATTAAACGTCTGAAAAATGCCATCAAACAGGCTGAAAGGAAGGGACTGCTTGGTACCAACATTTTCGGTACCCCGTTTTCCTTCAGCATCAGCATCCGGCTGGGAGCAGGTGCCTTTGTCTGTGGTGAAGAAACCGCATTGATTGCTTCCATTGAAGGTGGAAGAGGGACTCCGCGTCCGCGTCCGCCGTACCCGGCCGAATCGGGTCTGTGGGGAAAGCCAACCCTGATTAACAACGTGGAAACTCTGGCCAATATTGCGCCGATCATCCGGAAAGGGGCCGATTGGTATTCTTCCATCGGGACAGAAACCAGCAAGGGAACCAAGGTTTTTGCGCTCGCTGGTCAGATTGAAAACACCGGTCTTATCGAAGTTCCGATGGGAATTACACTGCGAGACATCATTTTCGAAATCGGTGGTGGTATCCCCAATGGAAAAGCCTTCAAGGCTGTTCAAACCGGTGGACCTTCGGGTGGTTGCATTCCGGCAGACCATCTAGATACTGCAGTAGATTATGAATCTCTGACCCGACTGGGGTCGATCATGGGATCGGGAGGAATGATTCTGATTGATGAAACCAGCGACATGGTTGAAGTTGCCAGATACTTCATGGAATTCTGCATGTCAGAGTCCTGCGGAAAATGCGTTCCGTGCCGTGTGGGTACTGCTCAGATCTATGATCTCCTGTCGAAAATTTCGGGTGGTGAAGCTGTTGATCAGGATTTATCACTGCTGGAAGACCTGTGCGATGTGGTGAAAAACACCAGTCTGTGCGGATTGGGGCAATCGGCTCCGAATCCGGTTCTGAGTACCCTGAAGTATTTCAGGAAGGAATATCTGACAAAAATCCAGCAGCCAGAAGCGGCTCACTGA
- a CDS encoding hydrogenase maturation protease: MKASTLILCIGNPLRGDDALGWVVSSHLDHLSDVSVIRAHQILPEHSLLASTVKQVILVDASVAVAPGELSVSRLEPGTSSHKAMGHEFNPDDFLAMIRLYSKQPPVLWQVSVGAVHFNLGQGLSEAVTQRLKDVVGQIQKLITEETEEWTNTHACTC; the protein is encoded by the coding sequence ATGAAGGCTTCCACTCTGATTCTCTGTATCGGAAACCCACTCCGGGGCGATGATGCCCTGGGGTGGGTGGTTTCCTCACATCTGGATCACCTGTCCGATGTTTCGGTAATCAGGGCGCACCAGATATTACCTGAGCATTCGTTGCTTGCTTCGACCGTTAAACAGGTTATTCTGGTCGATGCCTCGGTGGCTGTGGCACCAGGAGAGTTGTCCGTTTCACGACTTGAACCGGGCACATCCTCGCACAAAGCAATGGGACATGAATTTAATCCGGATGACTTTCTGGCCATGATCCGTCTGTACTCCAAACAACCTCCGGTACTCTGGCAGGTATCGGTGGGGGCGGTTCATTTCAATCTGGGTCAGGGACTTTCAGAAGCAGTGACCCAACGGTTAAAAGATGTGGTGGGTCAGATTCAGAAACTGATAACAGAAGAAACTGAAGAATGGACAAACACTCA
- a CDS encoding TIGR03960 family B12-binding radical SAM protein, which yields MRFEDKLETILPRVTNPGRYIGGEANLIKKDPEKILASMALVFPDVYEIGMSHNGTKVLYHLINRESDLAAERAFAPWPDMVAEMKANDIPLYSLESYRPIRDFSAIGLSLQTELNYTNIPFLLELAGLKAFSRDRSGADPFIIGGGPCMANPEPVADFYDLFVIGDGEILAVQILRMIGEGRRAGLSKLQILENLAGLKGVYVPVLLPMRPNSFGELVPDTDSARGAYHGSKGIKRHWVDVLNKEDYPVKNVVPNMNLVHDRFSVEVMRGCTQGCRFCQAGYWYRPNRELAADDVIDLARTGIEQTGERTLGLLSLSTADYGQAEAVTNFLLQDPGFEGVDLSLPSLRANSFGQKLAQKVGAMTNAHSATFAPETGSERIRKIINKTISDQDMIEAADSVFRNGYHNIKLYTMVGLPTENLDDMKAFCGLIDSLVAVGKKYGHGNTIHPNIGIFVPKSFTPFQWTGFMEKEKVMAHINYVRDHFRGNRNVRVTWSDWELAQVEAFYSRGDRRLSGMIYEACQRGMIFESFSEYFNYSGWQEIWHKNGYDIGSTFRWRELDEVFPWDFIHAGTSKSYLKAEFKKAFKEDSDPVPDCKWGDCQHCGIPGNYEDIKLSEKPVVHSAPDLTVEQVRELVETRKKQQHTIYHYRIVFRKTGLSKFLAHHVTIEIFEKALRRMKIRFQFTQGFNQRPVIKNMGALPLGMESNCELFIIQLRDPLPGDLFQVAKDMSEKLPAGMDVLSIEQVPNSRVPTISSCMYRLILPDHETISPSDILASWNRSDWNPTVVNREKTIDIRQEIITLQTDDKDLWLTLRTNGSGATISPYAILAGLTGRATADTRLWKVVKERMTIEGPEPVPV from the coding sequence ATGCGGTTTGAAGACAAACTGGAAACGATATTACCCCGTGTAACCAACCCCGGCCGGTATATCGGCGGGGAAGCCAACCTGATTAAAAAGGATCCTGAAAAAATTCTGGCCTCCATGGCTTTGGTATTTCCCGACGTCTATGAAATCGGCATGTCACACAACGGGACCAAAGTCCTCTATCACCTGATCAACCGGGAATCAGATCTGGCTGCAGAACGGGCCTTTGCCCCCTGGCCCGATATGGTGGCCGAAATGAAAGCCAACGACATACCTCTGTATTCCCTGGAAAGTTACCGTCCGATACGGGATTTTTCGGCCATCGGACTTTCGCTTCAGACCGAACTGAACTATACCAACATACCTTTTTTACTTGAGTTGGCTGGTCTGAAGGCATTTTCACGAGATCGATCAGGGGCAGATCCGTTTATCATCGGTGGAGGTCCCTGCATGGCCAACCCGGAACCAGTGGCCGATTTTTACGATCTGTTTGTTATTGGTGACGGAGAAATTCTTGCAGTACAGATTTTGCGGATGATCGGTGAAGGAAGGCGGGCTGGTTTATCTAAACTGCAAATACTTGAAAATCTGGCTGGTTTAAAAGGAGTCTATGTCCCTGTTTTGCTGCCAATGCGTCCCAATTCCTTTGGTGAACTGGTTCCCGATACCGATTCGGCCAGGGGGGCTTATCATGGGTCAAAGGGAATAAAACGCCACTGGGTCGATGTGTTGAACAAGGAAGATTACCCGGTTAAGAACGTGGTTCCCAATATGAATCTGGTTCATGACCGGTTTTCGGTAGAAGTCATGCGCGGCTGTACACAGGGTTGCCGCTTCTGCCAGGCTGGATACTGGTACCGCCCGAACCGTGAACTGGCCGCCGATGATGTGATCGATCTGGCCCGAACCGGGATCGAACAAACCGGCGAGCGGACTCTTGGATTGTTGTCGCTTTCAACAGCTGATTACGGACAGGCCGAAGCGGTGACCAATTTTCTGCTGCAGGATCCTGGTTTCGAAGGTGTGGACTTGTCACTTCCTTCGCTGAGGGCAAACAGTTTTGGTCAGAAACTGGCTCAGAAAGTCGGGGCCATGACCAATGCCCATTCGGCAACCTTTGCGCCCGAAACCGGAAGCGAACGCATCAGAAAGATCATCAACAAAACCATTTCCGATCAGGACATGATCGAAGCGGCAGACAGTGTGTTCCGCAACGGCTATCACAACATCAAATTGTACACAATGGTCGGGCTTCCCACCGAAAATCTCGATGACATGAAGGCGTTTTGCGGCCTGATTGATTCACTCGTTGCGGTGGGTAAAAAATATGGTCATGGTAACACCATCCATCCCAACATCGGAATTTTTGTTCCGAAATCATTTACACCTTTTCAATGGACCGGTTTCATGGAAAAGGAAAAAGTCATGGCACACATCAATTATGTGCGTGATCATTTCCGTGGAAACCGGAATGTCCGTGTAACCTGGTCCGATTGGGAACTGGCACAGGTTGAAGCGTTTTACTCCCGCGGTGACCGCCGCTTATCGGGAATGATTTATGAAGCCTGTCAGCGCGGGATGATCTTCGAGTCATTTTCTGAATACTTTAATTATTCAGGATGGCAGGAAATCTGGCACAAGAACGGATATGATATCGGGTCGACTTTCCGCTGGCGCGAATTGGATGAAGTATTTCCATGGGATTTCATTCATGCCGGTACGTCTAAAAGTTACCTGAAAGCAGAGTTTAAAAAAGCATTTAAGGAAGATTCAGACCCAGTTCCCGACTGTAAATGGGGAGACTGCCAGCATTGCGGTATACCGGGAAATTATGAGGATATAAAATTATCAGAAAAACCGGTGGTTCATTCGGCGCCAGATCTGACGGTTGAGCAGGTTCGTGAACTGGTTGAAACGCGGAAAAAACAGCAGCACACCATTTATCATTACCGCATCGTTTTCAGAAAAACCGGACTCTCGAAATTCCTGGCTCATCATGTGACCATCGAAATTTTTGAAAAGGCACTTCGCCGGATGAAAATCCGGTTTCAGTTTACTCAGGGATTTAATCAGCGGCCGGTGATTAAGAACATGGGTGCGCTTCCGCTCGGGATGGAATCCAACTGCGAGCTTTTCATCATTCAGCTCAGGGATCCGTTGCCCGGTGACCTGTTCCAGGTGGCAAAGGACATGTCGGAGAAACTGCCTGCCGGGATGGATGTTCTTTCCATTGAGCAGGTTCCCAACTCGCGGGTACCAACTATTTCCTCGTGTATGTACCGGCTGATTCTGCCCGACCATGAAACCATTTCACCCTCAGACATTCTGGCATCGTGGAATCGGTCAGACTGGAATCCAACCGTCGTGAACCGCGAGAAAACAATTGATATCCGGCAGGAAATAATAACCTTGCAGACCGATGACAAAGACCTGTGGCTGACCCTGCGGACCAATGGGTCGGGGGCCACCATCAGCCCCTATGCCATTCTGGCCGGACTTACCGGTCGGGCAACGGCAGATACCCGACTCTGGAAGGTCGTGAAGGAACGAATGACCATCGAAGGACCTGAACCGGTGCCTGTGTGA
- a CDS encoding NADP oxidoreductase produces the protein MKVKIATVWLDGCSGCHMSFLDMDERILSIADKIELVYSPLVDHKTFPDMVDVTIVEGAVASTDDLAKIKKIRAHSKILIALGDCAVNANVPSMRNPIPVDEIINRAYVENALINKDMPVHPALPPLLKRVMPVHEVVKVDLFIQGCPPKNDTIFFAIAELLEGRVPDLTTMTRFGA, from the coding sequence ATGAAAGTGAAAATTGCAACCGTGTGGCTGGATGGATGCTCGGGCTGCCACATGTCATTCCTCGATATGGATGAGCGGATTCTGTCCATTGCCGACAAAATTGAGTTGGTTTACAGTCCGCTGGTCGATCATAAAACCTTTCCGGACATGGTGGATGTCACCATCGTGGAAGGGGCTGTGGCAAGCACCGACGATCTGGCTAAGATTAAAAAAATCAGGGCCCATTCTAAGATTCTCATTGCTCTTGGTGATTGTGCTGTCAATGCCAATGTTCCCAGCATGAGAAATCCGATTCCGGTGGATGAGATCATTAACCGGGCTTATGTCGAAAATGCCCTGATCAACAAGGACATGCCGGTTCATCCCGCTTTACCGCCGCTGCTGAAACGGGTGATGCCTGTACATGAAGTGGTGAAGGTGGACCTGTTTATTCAGGGTTGCCCGCCCAAAAATGACACGATCTTCTTTGCCATTGCCGAACTGCTTGAAGGCCGTGTTCCAGATTTAACGACCATGACCCGGTTCGGAGCCTGA
- the hoxE gene encoding bidirectional hydrogenase complex protein HoxE — MPTLPGKIPPPSDDKRWALVVSTMKRHGYATNAMIETLHTVQESFGYLDDDALRFVAKSLRIPLSKVYGVATFYHFFTLKPQGKHTCTVCMGTACYIKGAGEIIKAVGETHQVHPGETTRDGELSLVTARCLGACGLAPAVVFDGEVLGKLTPEDTLAKVAKWRKP; from the coding sequence ATGCCAACCCTCCCGGGAAAAATCCCGCCTCCATCCGATGACAAACGGTGGGCTCTGGTGGTTTCGACCATGAAACGGCATGGTTATGCCACCAACGCCATGATTGAGACGCTGCATACCGTTCAGGAGTCCTTTGGATACCTTGATGATGATGCGCTTCGTTTTGTAGCCAAATCGCTCCGGATCCCGCTCAGCAAAGTCTATGGAGTGGCTACTTTCTATCACTTTTTCACACTGAAACCACAGGGCAAACACACCTGTACCGTTTGTATGGGAACGGCCTGCTACATCAAGGGTGCCGGTGAGATTATCAAGGCAGTTGGTGAAACACATCAGGTTCATCCGGGAGAAACCACCAGGGATGGTGAATTGTCACTGGTAACCGCCCGTTGTCTCGGGGCATGCGGACTGGCACCAGCCGTCGTGTTCGATGGAGAAGTGCTGGGCAAACTGACACCTGAAGATACCCTGGCCAAAGTTGCCAAATGGAGGAAGCCATGA
- a CDS encoding Ni/Fe hydrogenase subunit alpha produces MKTISIDPVTRIEGHARISLYVDDNGHIKDAQFHVTQLRGFEKLSEGRPFTEMPSLMARICGICPVSHLMASAKACDNLLAVKVPRTGHQLRRVMNMGQIIQSHALSFFHLSSPDLLFGMDADPSLRNILGVAAHRPDLAKDGIRLRQIGQEMIELLGGKRIHPSWVVPGGVNAPLTKEHRDIMLAWVPEIVDITRRTIDWFRPMIGQFGEEIETFANFPTLFVGLVTENGELEYYDGKLRFMDAAGNIVADMVDPARYMDYIAEKSESYSYLKSAYYKPMGYPGGIYRVGPLARLNISDSTGTPMADEELKAFRSLQKGPVSSSFHYHYARLIEILNCAERIKEILSEPDILSPHVRAIANPNSFEGVGVSEAPRGTLFHHYRINENGLMTWANLIIATGNNNMAMNRGILQVSRHFIDGKEPTEGLLNRVEAVIRTFDPCLSCSTHAIGQMPMQIDVKQTDGTIIKTLKRG; encoded by the coding sequence ATGAAAACGATCAGTATCGACCCCGTAACCCGGATTGAAGGCCATGCCCGGATTTCGCTATATGTTGATGACAATGGCCACATCAAGGATGCGCAATTTCATGTGACACAACTGAGAGGTTTTGAAAAACTGTCAGAAGGACGTCCATTTACCGAAATGCCATCCCTCATGGCACGTATCTGCGGTATTTGCCCGGTAAGTCACCTGATGGCCTCGGCAAAAGCCTGTGACAATCTGCTGGCAGTGAAGGTCCCGAGAACCGGGCACCAGCTGCGCCGTGTGATGAATATGGGCCAGATTATTCAGTCGCATGCACTCAGCTTTTTCCACCTGTCATCGCCAGACCTGCTCTTTGGAATGGATGCAGACCCTTCATTGCGGAATATCCTCGGTGTGGCAGCACACCGGCCAGACCTGGCCAAGGATGGGATCCGGCTTCGTCAGATCGGTCAGGAAATGATTGAACTGCTGGGTGGAAAACGAATTCACCCGTCATGGGTGGTACCGGGCGGGGTGAATGCACCTCTGACCAAAGAACACCGCGATATCATGCTGGCCTGGGTACCTGAAATAGTTGACATTACCCGCCGGACGATTGATTGGTTCCGTCCGATGATCGGTCAGTTTGGAGAAGAAATTGAAACCTTTGCCAATTTCCCCACCCTGTTTGTGGGACTGGTTACCGAGAATGGAGAACTGGAGTATTACGATGGTAAACTTCGGTTCATGGATGCGGCGGGTAATATCGTGGCCGACATGGTTGATCCTGCCCGGTACATGGATTATATCGCTGAAAAATCAGAATCCTACAGTTATCTGAAATCGGCCTATTACAAACCCATGGGTTACCCGGGTGGCATCTACCGCGTGGGTCCGCTGGCCCGGCTGAATATTTCAGATTCAACCGGAACACCAATGGCTGATGAGGAACTGAAAGCCTTCCGCTCTCTGCAGAAAGGACCGGTTTCCAGTTCATTCCATTACCACTATGCACGTCTGATCGAAATCCTGAATTGTGCCGAGCGGATTAAGGAAATTCTCAGTGAACCGGATATCCTGTCTCCTCACGTCAGAGCCATTGCCAATCCGAACTCCTTCGAAGGAGTGGGTGTGAGTGAAGCACCACGTGGCACGCTTTTCCATCACTACCGGATCAATGAGAACGGACTCATGACCTGGGCCAATCTGATCATTGCCACAGGTAACAACAACATGGCGATGAATCGGGGAATCCTGCAGGTATCACGTCATTTTATTGACGGAAAGGAGCCAACTGAGGGCTTGCTGAACCGGGTTGAAGCAGTTATCAGAACATTTGATCCCTGCCTGAGCTGTTCCACCCATGCCATTGGTCAGATGCCCATGCAGATCGATGTGAAGCAAACCGATGGAACCATCATCAAAACCCTGAAGCGCGGATGA
- the hoxU gene encoding bidirectional hydrogenase complex protein HoxU, which produces MPNGSNIKVKTLKIDGKDVSAREDQTILDVCKENGVFIPTLCHLEGLSNIGACRLCMVEVEGSKKLFPSCTTAITEGMSVITQTDRLKHYRKMILELIFAERNHTCSVCVSNSHCDLQYLGQKMGIDHVRVPYRFPKQSVDASHPYFQLDHNRCILCTRCVRVCEEIEGAHVWDVSGRGINAKVITDLNQPWGTSETCTTCGKCVNVCPTGALSDKGRSVAEMTKRREFVALLANRRKEKV; this is translated from the coding sequence ATGCCAAACGGATCCAACATCAAAGTAAAAACACTTAAAATTGATGGAAAAGACGTCAGTGCCCGCGAAGACCAGACCATTCTGGATGTCTGCAAGGAAAACGGTGTCTTTATTCCAACTCTGTGTCATTTGGAAGGGTTATCGAACATCGGTGCATGCCGGTTGTGTATGGTCGAGGTGGAAGGAAGTAAGAAGTTGTTTCCTTCCTGTACCACAGCCATAACGGAAGGCATGTCGGTGATTACCCAGACCGACCGGCTGAAACACTACCGGAAAATGATACTGGAACTGATTTTTGCAGAGCGGAATCATACCTGCTCGGTGTGTGTCTCGAACAGTCATTGCGATCTTCAGTATCTGGGCCAGAAGATGGGAATCGATCATGTGCGGGTTCCTTACCGGTTCCCGAAACAATCGGTCGATGCCTCTCATCCTTACTTTCAGCTTGATCATAACCGGTGCATTCTTTGTACCCGTTGTGTGCGGGTTTGCGAGGAAATTGAAGGAGCTCACGTCTGGGATGTCTCTGGACGTGGAATCAATGCCAAAGTCATCACCGATCTGAATCAGCCATGGGGTACTTCTGAAACCTGCACCACCTGCGGAAAATGTGTGAATGTCTGCCCGACCGGTGCACTGAGTGACAAAGGCCGCTCGGTGGCTGAAATGACCAAACGCCGTGAATTTGTGGCCCTTCTGGCTAACCGGAGAAAGGAAAAAGTATGA
- a CDS encoding carbohydrate binding family 9 domain-containing protein has translation MLTILILTTFLTTLMPDQGGENPSGEGTPFVPVFNPEMTLSPRTGSIIIDGDLTDEGWKSAARSDQFTQHWPQSLVKPPVTTEAMMTFDESYLYIAIRAEGDPQELRASLRDRDEIWNDDYVGILLDTYGTANWYYEIFVNPLGVQGDLVASNQGEDIGADFIFQSEGQVTPTGYQVEIAIPFSNLRFPDADEQIWKMTFWRDHKSSDRKRYSWAAINRDNSCFPCQFGTVRGITGISRPSTIDVLPYLVVNQSSERESAGNMEPGPVLGEVGLSAKYQVSPELVTELTLNPDFSQIESDAAQIDVNSNFALFYEERRPFFQEGSDLFQSPSNVVYTRRINAPDVAAKLTGRTENLSYVYLIARDEFTPILISGEERSDIVQDGESWSNIGRIRYSMGNNSSVGAIITDRRYSNEGTNTVGGVDGNYRFGDSFNVTGQFLVSHTSEPNDSVLSDQISHRTFDGYTAGFDGESYNGWGALIRLDRYTDTYNFETQASAVTGTFRADNGFINQNNIQEYWFWNGYNFYPEIKGINQIRPGFVIGQNLNMDGVSKDEFLRFQVNVDLTNQNWFNVQYLINNERFRDRYYSQINRVFINAGSSALSWMTINFYGNYGTQIARRQQTYGLGGSAGYWLSFRPTDQLVIEPGVDYFQLEDKETGEEFYEGYIFRMRMKYQFTRELSARLIAQYDEFSDAYSLEPLVSYKMNPFSVFYAGMTSNWSPDPFSTDPRIQNRQFFIKLQYLIGT, from the coding sequence ATGCTGACCATCCTGATTCTGACCACTTTTCTGACGACTCTGATGCCGGATCAGGGAGGCGAAAACCCATCAGGAGAAGGCACCCCGTTTGTGCCTGTATTCAATCCAGAGATGACCTTGTCACCAAGAACCGGTTCGATCATCATTGATGGAGACCTGACTGATGAAGGCTGGAAATCAGCAGCACGTTCCGATCAGTTCACCCAGCACTGGCCCCAAAGCCTGGTTAAGCCGCCGGTAACCACCGAGGCTATGATGACCTTCGATGAGTCCTACCTCTATATTGCCATCCGGGCAGAAGGAGATCCTCAGGAACTCAGAGCCAGCCTGAGAGACCGCGATGAAATCTGGAATGACGATTATGTGGGCATCCTGCTGGATACTTACGGAACGGCCAATTGGTATTATGAGATCTTCGTCAATCCGCTGGGAGTACAAGGCGATCTGGTTGCTTCCAATCAGGGAGAAGACATTGGTGCCGATTTTATTTTCCAATCGGAAGGACAGGTCACACCAACCGGTTATCAGGTTGAAATAGCCATACCATTTTCGAATCTCCGGTTCCCCGATGCTGACGAACAAATCTGGAAAATGACCTTCTGGCGTGATCATAAATCCAGTGATCGTAAACGATACTCCTGGGCAGCCATCAACCGGGATAATTCCTGCTTCCCATGCCAATTTGGTACCGTTCGCGGAATTACGGGTATCTCCCGTCCCTCTACGATCGACGTACTTCCCTACCTGGTTGTAAATCAAAGTTCAGAACGTGAGTCGGCCGGTAATATGGAACCAGGTCCGGTCCTTGGAGAGGTAGGATTAAGTGCCAAATATCAGGTAAGTCCGGAACTGGTTACCGAGCTGACCCTGAACCCCGATTTCAGCCAGATTGAATCGGATGCTGCACAGATTGATGTCAACTCCAATTTTGCGTTGTTTTATGAAGAACGCCGTCCCTTTTTTCAGGAGGGAAGCGATCTGTTTCAGTCACCCAGTAATGTGGTGTACACCCGCCGGATCAATGCGCCTGATGTGGCAGCCAAACTGACCGGACGCACCGAAAACCTCAGCTATGTCTACTTAATCGCCCGCGACGAGTTCACACCGATTCTGATCTCAGGTGAGGAACGCTCCGATATCGTTCAGGATGGGGAAAGCTGGTCAAATATCGGCCGGATCCGGTATTCCATGGGAAATAATTCATCGGTAGGTGCCATCATTACCGATCGCCGGTATTCAAATGAAGGAACCAACACAGTAGGAGGAGTAGATGGCAATTATCGTTTCGGGGATAGTTTTAATGTGACGGGACAGTTTCTGGTCAGTCACACTTCTGAACCCAACGATTCTGTGCTGTCGGATCAGATATCGCACCGCACCTTCGATGGTTATACCGCCGGCTTTGATGGGGAGTCTTACAACGGATGGGGAGCTCTCATCCGGTTGGACCGTTACACCGATACCTATAATTTCGAAACGCAGGCCAGTGCCGTCACCGGCACATTCAGGGCAGATAACGGATTCATCAATCAGAACAATATTCAGGAATACTGGTTCTGGAATGGATACAATTTTTATCCGGAAATCAAGGGAATCAATCAGATCCGCCCAGGTTTTGTGATTGGTCAGAACCTGAATATGGATGGAGTCAGCAAGGATGAATTCCTGCGGTTTCAGGTCAATGTGGATCTTACCAATCAGAACTGGTTCAATGTGCAGTACCTGATAAACAATGAACGTTTCCGGGACCGTTACTATTCGCAAATTAACCGTGTATTTATCAATGCTGGTTCCAGTGCCCTTTCCTGGATGACCATTAATTTCTATGGTAATTATGGTACGCAGATTGCCAGACGGCAGCAAACCTATGGTCTGGGTGGCAGTGCCGGATACTGGTTGTCATTCCGGCCCACCGACCAGTTGGTTATCGAACCGGGAGTTGATTACTTCCAGTTGGAGGACAAAGAAACCGGAGAAGAATTTTATGAAGGATATATTTTCAGAATGCGGATGAAATACCAATTCACCCGTGAGCTGTCCGCAAGACTGATTGCACAGTATGATGAATTCAGCGATGCTTATTCGCTTGAGCCACTGGTAAGCTACAAAATGAATCCATTTTCAGTCTTTTATGCCGGGATGACAAGTAACTGGTCACCTGATCCATTTTCGACCGATCCGCGGATTCAGAACCGTCAATTTTTTATTAAGCTGCAATACCTGATCGGAACCTGA